A window of Thunnus thynnus chromosome 17, fThuThy2.1, whole genome shotgun sequence contains these coding sequences:
- the LOC137200936 gene encoding interferon-induced protein 44-like isoform X2, whose amino-acid sequence MGGGLSKPWREIPENKTDDLSFVENYQPKKKKVKHLRILLHGPSGAGKSSFINSVISCLQGRINCNRAFTDATSGSSFTTQYKTHKIKTENSASSCPFVFNDTMGLDEGNNHGVHVEDIKLAMKGHVRENYMFDPESSLSEGDEGYNPCPTLDDKVHILVLVVDAGKVSLMDDKVVEKMKDVRQAACDLGIPQLAILTKIDEACPMAKTNVQNVYRSKYLKQQVTFFFQFVVCKCLGIYYKFTFQYAFISTV is encoded by the exons gaacaaaacTGATGATCTCAGCTTTGTGGAAAATTATcagccaaaaaagaaaaaggtcaaACATCTCAGAATTCTGCTTCATGGACCAAGTGGTGCTGGCAAGTCCAGTTTCATCAACTCTGTCATCAGCTGTTTACAAGGCAGAATTAACTGTAACAGAGCTTTCACAGATGCAACCTCTGGGAGCAGCTTCACCACTCAA TACAAAACTCACAAAATCAAGACTGAAAACTCAGCCAGTTCTTGTCCCTTTGTTTTCAATGACACCATGGGCCTTGATGAAGGAAATAACCATGGAGTCCATGTGGAAGACATCAAACTGGCCATGAAAGGACATGTGAGAGAAAACTACATG TTTGATCCTGAATCCTCATTGTCTGAGGGTGATGAAGGTTACAACCCATGCCCCACACTAGATGACAAAGTTCACATTCTGGTTCTTGTTGTTGATGCTGGTAAAGTATCTTTAATGGATGACAAAGTTGTGGAGAAAATGAAGGATGTACGACAGGCAGCCTGTGACTTGG GGATTCCCCAATTGGCAATTCTAACAAAAATTGATGAAGCCTGTCCCATGGctaaaacaaatgtacaaaatgtctATAGAAGCAAGTATCTTAAGCAACAGGtaactttcttttttcaatttgttGTTTGTAAGTGTTTGGgaatatattataaatttacATTTCAGTATGCTTTTATCAGCACAGTTTAA